A stretch of the Vigna radiata var. radiata cultivar VC1973A chromosome 7, Vradiata_ver6, whole genome shotgun sequence genome encodes the following:
- the LOC106766302 gene encoding uncharacterized protein LOC106766302 yields MICEASSSAPNDQSDLISPPPRHEKWKRARTKPSGEYTSEETRLIAERIDDLVEKSSQGSFTQQGREDILATAIGRPEHPRYVRGVGGGVGIKQFFGGTTRKVTLAQLSESDKNALRNEFMKELFPKLKDELLSEIKSEIASLGLAIQGQPKGTPPIVSSTKGDGVDVPVDCELYVDDPPGHLVALGKIYNLGSTIHHNTIKDDMLRVVVVDIKDCSARVLVSSEEVQTVGQAPGNFIIWPSRLTKPILVSQM; encoded by the exons ATGATCTGTGAGGCCTCTTCCTCAGCTCCCAATGATCAGTCAGATTTGATTTCTCCACCTCCACGTcatgagaaatggaagagaGCTCGCACTAAGCCATCGGGAGAATACACTTCTGAAGAAACTCGACTTATAGCGGAGAGGATT gATGACTTAGTGGAAAAAAGCTCCCAAGGTTCATTCACTCAACAAGGCCGAGAAGACATATTAGCTACTGCCATTGGACGTCCTGAGCATCCAAGATATGTCCGTGGTGTTGGAGGAGGAGTAGGCATCAAGCAATTCTTTGGTGGTACTACTCGAAAGGTTACTTTAGCACAACTTTCTGAATCCGATAAGAATGCGCTGAGAAATGAGTTTATGAAAGAGTTGTTCCCAAAATTGAAAGATGAGTTATTATCAGAAATCAAATCTGAGATAGCATCCTTAGGATTGGCTATTCAAGGTCAACCAAAGGGGACTCCCCCAATTGTTTCTAGCACAAAGGGGGATGGTGTTGATGTCCCTGTTGATTGTGAGTTGTATGTTGATGATCCCCCCGGGCATTTGGTGGCCTTag gtaaaatatataatttgggaAGCACCATCCACCACAACACTATTAAAGATGATATGTTGCGAGTGGTGGTTGTAGATATTAAGGATTGTTCTGCTCGTGTTCTTGTGTCTAGTGAGGAGGTTCAAACAGTGGGACAAGCACCAGGGAATTTTATCATTTGGCCATCCAGATTGACAAAGCCAATTTTAGTAA GTCAAATGTAA
- the LOC111242058 gene encoding uncharacterized protein LOC111242058, whose protein sequence is MADSSTPPPSQSKEQSQPSTQPKCRHATRLKDLTISRSADKRLPIQFDMSTGKVFGDNRARFTSFVALLGRSKASILIDDWDHVPEQVKNQIWETIMLTYDVPNTILLRTKWISYVGQR, encoded by the exons ATGGCTGATTCATCTACACCTCCACCATCACAAAGTAAGGAACAAAGTCAACCGTCTACCCAACCCAAGTGTAGACATGCTACTAGGCTCAAAGACTTGACTATTAGTCGTAGTGCTGATAAACGATTGCCCATTCAATTTGATATGAGTACAGGAAAAGTTTTTGGAGACAACCGTGCAAGATTCACTAGCTTTGTGGCCTTACTTGGTAGAAGTAAGGCTAGTATTCTTATTGACGATTGGGACCATGTTCCTGAACAAGTGAAGAATCAAATATGGGAAACTATCATG CTAACATATGATGTCCCAAACACCATCTTGTTGAGAACTAAATGGATATCATATGTTGGGCAACGGTGA